Part of the Pseudodesulfovibrio mercurii genome is shown below.
GAGCGCCCCGGCTTCAAGTCCATGTTCACCGGCGTGGTCCCCGGCGACTACGCCCGGCATCACCACCGGCTTTGGTGGGAAAAGGTCAGAACCGAGCCCGAGCAGGGTTCGGAATAGCGACATAGAGGCATCCGCCCCGGCTGGGGAGCGGAAGAAACCAATCATCAGGAAGGGAGTTTATCATGCACAGGAAGTTGATTGCCGCGGCCATGCTGCTGGCGTTCGTCGTGACGGCCCTGGCCGTCCCGGCCATGGCCCAGGAGAAGCCGAAGTTCAAGCAGTTCCACTCCATCGTGGACTACAAGTTCGTGGCCCAGTATGCGAAGATGCCGCAGCCCAAGGGCGTCATGATCATCGACTCGCGGCCCTACAAGCCCAAGTACGTGGACGGCTACATCCCCACGGCCGTGTCCATCCCGGCCAGCCAGTTCGACAAGATGACCGACAAGCTGCCCAAGGACAAGGGCGAGCTGCTCGTCTTCTACTGCGGCGGCCTGGACTGTCCCCTGTCCCACAAGTCCGCCTTCGCGGCCGAGGCCCTGGGCTACACCAACGTCAAGGTCTACGCCGCCGGGTTCCCGGACTGGAAGAAGCACGCCCCGTATTCCTCCATCGGCCTGGAAAACCTCGCCGCGCGGATCAATGAGGGCGGCAACTACCTGCTCGTGGACGCGCGGCCCTACAAGAAGTTCCTGGAAGGGGCCATCCCGTCCGCCATCGGCATCCCCGAGCGCGACTTCGCGGCCAAGCGCGGCCTGCTGCCCGCCGACAAGGTCAACACCACGCTGATCTACTACTGCGGCGGCTACGCCTGCGCCCTGTCCCACAAGTCCGCGGTCATGGCCCGTTCGCTGGGCTACAAGAACGTGCTCGTGGCCGAGGCCGGCTACCCCGGCTGGAAGGAGATGTTCGGGGCCACGGACAGCGCCGTGGTCGCGGGCGAGGCCGAGGGCGCGGTGGACACCGAGTGGTTCCTGAAGACCATCAAGGAGAACCCGTCCGCCATCCTGCTCATCGACGTGCGCGATCCCGAGGAGTATGCGGCCGGTCACTTCCCGTCCGCCATCAACATGCCCGTGGACATGGTCGAGAAGCAGGCCAAGGAGATCCCCACGGACAAGCCCATCGTCTTCTCCTGCGCCTCGGGCGCGCGTGCGGGCGAGGCCTTCTACCTGTTCAAGGATCTGCGTCCGGACGTGGAAAAGGTCTACTACCTGGAGGCCACCAACTCGTTTGGCGGCGACAACAGCTACGAGGTCCATCCCAACAAGTAGGGATCGGCCATGGACGGCCGGGGTCGGCCCCGGCGTAAACACTGGGCGGGGAGCGCGTATGTCGAGAAACATCACCTGTATGGCATGGCTGCTCCTCGCCTCGTGCGTCCTGGCCGCCGCGCCCGCCCTGGCCGACGAGAACGAGGTCTGGTGGGCGTCGGCCCAGGTCGAGGCCGCGCGCGACGACTACCATCTGATCGACGATGACGGTCTGCGGAAACTGCTCGACGACAAGACGGACATGGTCCTGCTCGACGCCCGGGCGGACTACGAGTTCGAGGCCGGGCACATCCCCGGCGCGGTCAATCTGGAGTTCGACCTGGGCGACGACCTGAATCTCTCCCCGGAAAAGCGCCGGACCCTGGCCTCCCTCGTCGGGCCGGACAAGGACCGGCTGCTGGTCATCTACTGCCGGAGCTTCAGGTGACTGCGCAGCTCCATTGCGGCGCGCTGGGCAGCGCGTCTCGGCTACACCCGGATCTACCGGTACCCGGCGGGCTTCCACGGCTGGCGGGAGAGGCACCCCGACCGGATTGAGGGCAAGCCCGACGCGGTCCATGTCCTGGCCGTGGGCGACGACTTCCCCACCTGCCGGGTGGCGGTGCTCAATGGCGACGAGGACCGGAACTACCTGGAACTGCCCGAGGGGGCCAGGTTCCTGCAACTGTCCGAGCTCAAGGCGAGCTTCGTGCTCATCCAGCTGTACAACACCCTGTGCAACGACTGCGTGGCCGAGACCAAGATGCTGACGCGCTTCTTCAAGAAGGTCGAGGCGGACCCGGAGCTGGCCGGGACGCTCAAGATCATCGGCATCGGGGTGTACGACTCCAACCTGGCCGTGGTCCGCTTCCGCAAGCATTACGACGTGGCCTACCCGCTGTTCTCGGACAAGAGCGGGCAGATCTTCGAGTGCCTGGGCCAGGCCGAGCTGCCCCTGGCCTACCTGGTCCGGGCGCGGGGCGACGGCACGTGGCGCATCGAATTGATCAAGCGGGGATACTTCGAGCCGGACGAACAGTTCCTGGACGTGCTCCGCTCGGCGGTCAGGCTGCCGCCCAGGGACTAGCCCTCGGCCACGACCGGGAGCAGGGCCAGGATCAGGTCCGCCCCGGCCGAAAAGACCGGGTCGGGATCGGCCTGGGCCAGGGCGTCGCGGAAGCGGCCCACCCACGGGAGCATGACCTCGCCCGCGAACCGGGCCGCCTGGTCGGCGAACTCCGGGTCCCCGGACCAGCCCTCGGCGCAGAGGTGGAAGAGAAATTCCAGCTCCAGAGTCAGGTGGTCGGGCGGCTCGTTGGAGGGCAGCGAGATTTCGAGCCCGGCCTCGGCCAGGCGGTCGCGCATGGCCAGGGCGCTCCTGCCCATGGTCCGCCCCTCGGGGCCGTGGCAGGACTCGTACAGCGGGGCCGGGACGCCGCCCGGTCCGGCGATGAACAGGCGGACGTACTCCGCCTCCAGCGGCGAGAAGTTTTCGGCCTCGGCATAGGGGGCAAGCGCCTCGTCGAGGGCCGACAGGGGGTCGGCCGGGAAGCCGGGAATTTCCTGGACACGGTCGAGGAGTTCGGGCACTCCATGGGTGGCCAGTTCGGCCCACGCATGTTCGTCCGGCCCCCGAAATACGGAGACGCAGAGCTCCATCACATTGAGCAGAAAGAGTTTCGAGTGGGAAATGGACATGACTGGGACCCCCGGATATACTGCGAACGATACCCTACGACAGTACGGTAAAGAACACGGCAGGGCAATGGGAACATGGCCTGAGACAAAGGAGAACGAGATGGACGACCACCTGAGCGCCGAGGAACAGGCCCTGAAGAAGAACGTGTTGTCACGCATGAAGCGCATCGAAGGACAGGTGCGCGGCATCCAGGGCATGATCGAATCCGGCAAGGAGTGCCAGGACATCCTGGTCCAGGTGCGGGCCGTGCGCTCGGCCCTCCAGTCGGCCAACAAGCTGATCCTCAAGCGCTACCTGCTCAGGTGTTACGCCGAGTCCGTGGAGAGCGGCCAGGACGCCAAGGATTCCCTGGAAAAGTTCATCTCCGTGGTCACCGGCTTCATCGAAGGCTGACGTATCGAACAATCTGGAGCAACTGAATGAAAAAACTGTTTCTAGCACTGGCATTCGCCCTGCTTTTCTGCCAGCCCGTGGCCGCGAAGACCAACTACAACGTCTGCTTCCATTCCCTGGACGCGGACGTGGACGGCCGCATGTCCAAGGGCGAGTTTCTGGTGGCCTTTTCCGACGGCGACACCTCGGTCTTCGACCAGGCCGACGCCAACCACGACGGCTCGGTGACCCACGAGGAGTGGGAGGCCTACAAGGAAGCCCAGGGCTTCGAGGACCACGAGTAGCCGCACCCGCCCGGAATGACGAAGGGGGCGCCGTCCATCAGGACGGCGCCCCCTTCGTCGTTTCGGCGTCCCGCGTTCGGGCTATTCTCCCAGCCCCATGGCGCGCAGGAAGCCGGGGTCCTCGGTCCAGCCCTCGCGGACCTTGACCCAGAGCTCCAGGTGGACCTTCTGCCCGATGAGCTCGGCGATCTCCTGGCGGGCCTGGGAGCCGATGGCCTTGAGGTTCGCGCCCTGCTTGCCGATGATCATGCCCTTGTGGCTCGGGCGCGAGGTATAGATGACCGCGTTGATGACGACCATGTCCTCGCGGGAGTCCTCGTCCCACTGCTCGATCTCCACGGCCGTGGAGTAGGGCAGTTCCTGGCGCAGGGAATAGAACAGCTTTTCGCGGATGATCTCCGAGGCCATGAAGCGCAGGGGCACCGTGGAGATCTGGTCCTCCGGGAACATCTGCGGCCCCTCGGGGGTGTGCGCCAGGATGCGTTCGAGCAGCTCGTCCGTGCCCTTGGCCTTCAGGGCCGACACCGGCACGAACTCGGCCTCGGGCCACAGCTCGGCGAGCCGGGCCATGAACGGCAGGAGCTGATCCTTTTCCTTGATGCGGTCGATCTTGTTCACGGCCACCAGTACCGGGCGGCCCGCCTCGCCGACCGGCTTGACCAGCGGGGCGATCTCCTTGTCCAGGAGCTGCGGCTTGGCGCAGTACAGGGCCGCGTCCACCAGGACCACCACGGCGTCGGACGAGGCCAGGGCGTTCCAGGCCGATTCCAGCAGGAAGCGGTTCATCTTGCCGCGCAGCCGGTGCACGCCCGGCGTGTCCAGGAAGACCAGCTGCGCGTCGTCCGTGGTCAGGATGCCGCTGATGCGGTTGCGCGTGGTCTGCGGCTTGGGCGAGACGATGGCCACCTTCTGGCCGATGTAGGTGTTCATCAATGTGGATTTGCCCGCGTTGGGCGGCCCGATCAGGGCGATCATACCGAATTTGTGCATGCAGTTCCTTTACTGGTGTTCTTTGCCGGGCTTGCCGAACCGCTCCTCGGCGATGCGCACCTTCTCGACGATGCGGCGGTAGTAGTCGCCGGAGGTGTCCAGGGTCACCGGGCGGCGGCGCCGCTCGTTCATCTGCAGAATCATGACGTTCAACTTCTGCACCTGGCGGTACCGCTCCTGCTCGTCGTCCATATGTTCGAGCAGGTCGATGGCGCAGTTGATCTCCTTCTCCTCCAGGATGTCCGCAGGCAGATGCCCGGAACTCTTGAGGATTCTATAGGCCATGCGCAGGTCCGGCGGCAGGTTCGCGGCCTCGTCCGGCGCGAGCGGGCGGCCCATGCCTTCGAGGTCCTCGAATTTGCCCTCTTTTTCGGCCTTGCGGATGAGTTCCTCGGCGATCAGGGCCGTGACGTTGAACATGGGGGGGATTTTCCCACACTCCATAGGGGGAAGTCAAAGGGTGGATTGCCCCTGGGGCGGGGCAATCCATCCATGCGTTCATGGAAAGGGGAAAATGCGGAGAGAGCCGCTTTACGGGCTGCGCCCGCTTGCTCCGGGTCGCGCCTTGCGTCGCGCCCAGGAACGCGCCTGCGGCGCGAGAGCCGGGAGGGAGCTGCGCTCCTCCCTCCGAGAGCCGTCGTGCGGGGCTGCGCCCCACACATTGCTCCATGCCCTCCCGGCGGGGTCCATTTTTTTGCTGGCCCAAAAAAATAGACGAAAAAAAGGGCCTTGGGGGGTAGCACGGCCGCCCGGGGAGGGGTCGCAAGAATCCGATCCGCTCGGGGCGGCTCCATCTGATCAAAGGTATAGAGCGTCTCCCGGAGCGGGATGGTCCCTTTTGGGGGAGACCGCGCTTCGGCGAGACTGGAGCCGCCACCCCTTCGCGGTCGGCTTCTACGCGCCCCCTCCAGGGCTGTGACGGTGCGGGGAAGAGGTGCGGGGGGACGCGGCGGGGCGTGCTGGGGTGCGGGACAGAGAGCCGCTGTCGGGTGCCGGGGGCACCCGAATCGCTCCAGGGGGTGCGAGTTGGGGGAGTGTGGGCGGGGATGAGGGTTGAAAGTGGGAGTTTGCGTTGGAAGAGCCATGAAAGGGGGATGGGATGCGGTGAGCTTTTCTACTTCTCCCTCGACGCGTTTCACCTGAGTTCCAGTGTTGGTTTTTCAGGACCGCCGCCAAGGTGATTCGCCACAATCCCACAGTGCAAGCGCAGCCATTCTCCCGCATTGCCACACCCTTGTCGCGCCAGCGCGGCCAACCTTCCCGCACCCCACCTCTTCGTACCCGGCCATTGGCGTTGGCCCACTCCTCGCAGCCGAAGAGCGGTAATCGGCGGCGGACCCTAGAGCCCGTGTCCGGCGGCGGAAGCGCAGGTTTTATTGCGTCTGCGCAGCAGACTTTCCATCAAACCAGCGGGAGCCGCCTACGGGCTCTTGGGTCCGTCGGCGCGCGGCAGCACCGCAGCGCAGTTTTTGCTTCCTTTTTTCTGCGCCAGTAAAAAAGGAAGTCGCCGTAAAGGCGAAACACGATGTAGGGATGACACCCCAAAGTCTGGACGCGGATGCGCGGACAAATTCAAGGAGTTACTCCCTCCCGGCTCTCGCGCCGCAGGCGCATGCTTTGGAGCAAGCGCCGCAGACGCGCCGCTCTTATGCGTCGCGGCCGCCCGCCGCACCCCCAAAAAGGTGCGGCGGTCCATCCTGGGGGATGTCCGCCGCACCGGGGGTTGGGGAGCTTGTACTGTCTCTGGTCAGTCGATGATCGGTCCCGCGTACAGGTAGCGTCCGCTGCATTGCGAGTCCGCGCACACCGCCGCCCCGATGAGGTAGCGGGCGGCGTCGTCGGCAACGGTTCGCGACATGGGCAGCTCGATGAACCGGCCCATGTACCCGACCTCGACCGTGGACGGCGTCTCCGTGATCATGACCTCACCCCGGTCGATCACGGCCATCCCGGCCAGATGCGCCTCAGCCATTCGAATCACTTTGGAACGCATGGCAGCCCCTTGGTTTGGGGTGCATGGTATAGCATATTCGCTTTTTCGGCAATGCGGGCCGGAATCCGGCCGCTAGCGCCAGTAGATGCGCACCTTGCGGCGGCCGAATTCGCGCGCCGCCTTGACCCGTTTGCCGAAGTAGACGTCGATGCGCCGCCGGTACCGCCGGTTCATCTTGTCCATGACCAGGTAGGGGCCTTCAAACCCCTCGATCCAGATCTCCGCCTGGTTGTCCAGGCCGAGCGGGATCAGGTCGCGCGAGACGGCCACGGCCTTCATGCCGGGCTTGAGGCGGTTGTTCCAGGCGGCGCGGTGCGGGTCGCCGTCGGTCTGGGCGCGGGTGGAGTTGTAGGCCGTGACCGTGACCTCCAGGCTGTTCCATAACACCCGGTTGGGCTGGCTCATGCCGTAGCCCAGCAGGGCGAGCAGGGCGGCCGCGAGCAGGAGGATGAGGGCACGCTTCATTCATACCCTTGTAACCGGACGCGCGCCAATGGGCAAGCCGGGGCCAGACCGCCGCGATTCCTCCGGTTCCGTCAAGGTTCCCTTTGCCCGCCCCGATATCCCTGTGTTAGGGTCACGAGCAATGAATCCCGTCCACCGCCACAGCCGGACCCTCCGCCGGGCCGCGACCGGCCGTATCCCGCTCGCCGCGCTCCTGGCCGCGTGCCTCGGCCTGTGTCTGC
Proteins encoded:
- a CDS encoding rhodanese-like domain-containing protein: MHRKLIAAAMLLAFVVTALAVPAMAQEKPKFKQFHSIVDYKFVAQYAKMPQPKGVMIIDSRPYKPKYVDGYIPTAVSIPASQFDKMTDKLPKDKGELLVFYCGGLDCPLSHKSAFAAEALGYTNVKVYAAGFPDWKKHAPYSSIGLENLAARINEGGNYLLVDARPYKKFLEGAIPSAIGIPERDFAAKRGLLPADKVNTTLIYYCGGYACALSHKSAVMARSLGYKNVLVAEAGYPGWKEMFGATDSAVVAGEAEGAVDTEWFLKTIKENPSAILLIDVRDPEEYAAGHFPSAINMPVDMVEKQAKEIPTDKPIVFSCASGARAGEAFYLFKDLRPDVEKVYYLEATNSFGGDNSYEVHPNK
- a CDS encoding metal-sensitive transcriptional regulator yields the protein MDDHLSAEEQALKKNVLSRMKRIEGQVRGIQGMIESGKECQDILVQVRAVRSALQSANKLILKRYLLRCYAESVESGQDAKDSLEKFISVVTGFIEG
- a CDS encoding TorD/DmsD family molecular chaperone, with product MSISHSKLFLLNVMELCVSVFRGPDEHAWAELATHGVPELLDRVQEIPGFPADPLSALDEALAPYAEAENFSPLEAEYVRLFIAGPGGVPAPLYESCHGPEGRTMGRSALAMRDRLAEAGLEISLPSNEPPDHLTLELEFLFHLCAEGWSGDPEFADQAARFAGEVMLPWVGRFRDALAQADPDPVFSAGADLILALLPVVAEG
- the era gene encoding GTPase Era, producing the protein MHKFGMIALIGPPNAGKSTLMNTYIGQKVAIVSPKPQTTRNRISGILTTDDAQLVFLDTPGVHRLRGKMNRFLLESAWNALASSDAVVVLVDAALYCAKPQLLDKEIAPLVKPVGEAGRPVLVAVNKIDRIKEKDQLLPFMARLAELWPEAEFVPVSALKAKGTDELLERILAHTPEGPQMFPEDQISTVPLRFMASEIIREKLFYSLRQELPYSTAVEIEQWDEDSREDMVVINAVIYTSRPSHKGMIIGKQGANLKAIGSQARQEIAELIGQKVHLELWVKVREGWTEDPGFLRAMGLGE
- a CDS encoding 3D domain-containing protein, with translation MKRALILLLAAALLALLGYGMSQPNRVLWNSLEVTVTAYNSTRAQTDGDPHRAAWNNRLKPGMKAVAVSRDLIPLGLDNQAEIWIEGFEGPYLVMDKMNRRYRRRIDVYFGKRVKAAREFGRRKVRIYWR
- a CDS encoding rhodanese-like domain-containing protein, which codes for MSRNITCMAWLLLASCVLAAAPALADENEVWWASAQVEAARDDYHLIDDDGLRKLLDDKTDMVLLDARADYEFEAGHIPGAVNLEFDLGDDLNLSPEKRRTLASLVGPDKDRLLVIYCRSFRULRSSIAARWAARLGYTRIYRYPAGFHGWRERHPDRIEGKPDAVHVLAVGDDFPTCRVAVLNGDEDRNYLELPEGARFLQLSELKASFVLIQLYNTLCNDCVAETKMLTRFFKKVEADPELAGTLKIIGIGVYDSNLAVVRFRKHYDVAYPLFSDKSGQIFECLGQAELPLAYLVRARGDGTWRIELIKRGYFEPDEQFLDVLRSAVRLPPRD
- a CDS encoding DnaJ family domain-containing protein, whose protein sequence is MFNVTALIAEELIRKAEKEGKFEDLEGMGRPLAPDEAANLPPDLRMAYRILKSSGHLPADILEEKEINCAIDLLEHMDDEQERYRQVQKLNVMILQMNERRRRPVTLDTSGDYYRRIVEKVRIAEERFGKPGKEHQ